In one Candidatus Omnitrophota bacterium genomic region, the following are encoded:
- a CDS encoding 3-isopropylmalate dehydratase, with translation MKHFARRLKVQDNINTDYVISGRYKFKIQDPKELAKHIFEDIDPNFAARVLKGDLLVAGENFGCGSSREQAPQSLKQAGFYAIAAKSFARIFYRNAFNIGLLLIECNTDFIDDGDELELDIENGKLRDRVKGLVLDIKPVPPVMKKLLDDGGVIEHFKKHGGFKFE, from the coding sequence ATGAAGCATTTCGCCAGAAGATTAAAGGTCCAGGACAATATCAACACAGATTATGTCATCTCAGGCCGGTATAAATTTAAAATACAGGATCCAAAGGAGCTCGCCAAGCACATATTCGAGGATATAGACCCGAACTTTGCCGCACGCGTATTAAAAGGCGACCTCCTTGTCGCAGGCGAAAATTTCGGCTGCGGCTCTTCCCGCGAACAGGCGCCGCAGTCGCTCAAGCAGGCGGGTTTTTACGCGATTGCCGCAAAGAGCTTTGCCAGGATATTTTACAGGAACGCCTTTAACATCGGCCTGCTCCTCATCGAATGCAATACGGACTTTATAGATGACGGTGATGAGCTAGAGCTGGATATTGAGAACGGCAAACTCAGAGACAGGGTAAAGGGGCTTGTCCTCGACATAAAGCCGGTGCCGCCGGTCATGAAAAAGTTGCTGGATGACGGCGGAGTCATCGAACATTTCAAGAAACACGGAGGATTTAAGTTTGAGTAA